One window of Magallana gigas chromosome 2, xbMagGiga1.1, whole genome shotgun sequence genomic DNA carries:
- the LOC105344265 gene encoding SNARE-associated protein Snapin, whose translation MAAESEKPLDTKTRDALTEGLIDLLKPSVEEIDDRVRTVRESQVELRQHIDSLADDLKRIAEQQAVPVDLEPYVKKLNSSRRRVMLVNNILQNVQERLNKLNNHVVKETAKRKATLDPT comes from the exons atggcTGCCGAGAGTGAGAAACCTTTGGACACTAAAACGAGGGATGCTTTAACTGAGGGTCTAATTGATTTGCTGAAACCATCTGTAGAAGAAATTGATGACAGAGTCCGAACAGTCCG agagagTCAAGTTGAGCTTCGCCAACACATCGATAGCTTAGCTGATG ATCTGAAGAGGATCGCTGAGCAGCAGGCTGTACCAGTGGATCTGGAGCCTTACGTAAAGAAGCTGAACAGTTCCAGGAGACGAGTGATGCTGGTCAATAATATCTTACAGAATGTCCAG GAAAGACTAAACAAACTTAACAACCATGTCGTGAAAGAAACAGCAAAGAGGAAGGCTACACTGGATCCAACTTGA